From the genome of Sandaracinaceae bacterium, one region includes:
- a CDS encoding SAM-dependent methyltransferase has protein sequence MQSDSPSRTAMLVAAYRALATEAPEPICHDPFARHLAGDEGFAFARQMDRVAPNMQLWIAVRTAYLDAVVREHTRAGTQQVVILGAGFDTRAKRLAAEGVRFFEVDAPASLRERERRLSQLPDYGTHATSVACDFEHEDFVERLVSVGFEVHQPALVVWEGVSYYLSEPAVCATLQRAAEGLHPDTTVVFDHVGKRFVAGDTRSAEDAATRSRLGEAGEPMIWGMDHPFPLLYELGYRDVRQDTFDEACLRFTGTYDRERRFRFQYLVQARVQGAASAR, from the coding sequence ATGCAGTCAGACAGCCCCAGCCGCACGGCCATGCTGGTCGCCGCGTATCGCGCGCTCGCCACCGAGGCTCCCGAGCCCATCTGCCACGACCCGTTCGCGCGCCACCTGGCGGGTGACGAGGGCTTCGCGTTCGCGCGCCAGATGGACCGCGTCGCGCCGAACATGCAGCTCTGGATCGCCGTGCGCACCGCCTACCTCGACGCCGTGGTGCGCGAGCACACGCGCGCTGGCACGCAGCAGGTGGTGATCCTGGGTGCCGGCTTCGACACGCGCGCCAAGCGGCTCGCGGCCGAAGGGGTGCGCTTCTTCGAGGTCGACGCGCCGGCCTCGCTGCGTGAGCGGGAGCGCAGGCTGTCGCAGCTGCCCGACTACGGCACGCACGCCACCAGCGTCGCGTGCGACTTCGAGCACGAGGACTTCGTCGAGCGGTTGGTGTCAGTCGGGTTCGAGGTGCACCAGCCAGCCCTCGTGGTGTGGGAGGGGGTCAGCTACTACCTCAGCGAGCCCGCGGTGTGCGCCACCCTGCAACGCGCGGCGGAGGGGCTGCACCCAGACACGACCGTCGTGTTCGACCACGTGGGGAAGCGCTTCGTAGCGGGGGACACGCGCAGCGCGGAGGACGCCGCGACGCGTTCACGGTTGGGTGAGGCGGGCGAGCCGATGATCTGGGGCATGGACCACCCGTTCCCGCTGCTCTACGAGCTGGGCTACCGCGACGTGCGCCAAGACACGTTCGACGAGGCGTGCCTGCGCTTCACGGGGACCTACGACCGTGAGCGCAGGTTCCGCTTCCAATACCTGGTGCAAGCCCGCGTGCAGGGTGCCGCGAGCGCCCGCTGA
- a CDS encoding class I SAM-dependent methyltransferase, translating to MTSTQREIEVSYDVSNEFFELWLDADMHYTSASFHTGDETLEQAQIQKCDILYDYAEITADTLTLDIGCGWGSNLNYLHGRGVKRAHGITLSTAQCEWIHSRGLEGVKAIVCDYKDYEPEEKYGALQSIEMIDHLCSPAQANKGMAIDIYRQYFKKTAGWVEAGSCFGFQAILRNRVPRNRKDLSDLAFTADVIFPGGLNPRLEELVAAVNPYWEVEELRTQRVSYGKTTAEWLRRMQQHEALIREKWGDQLYDDYDRYLSTCVRAFENHYSSDVQMKLRKI from the coding sequence ATGACCTCCACGCAGCGCGAAATCGAAGTCTCGTACGACGTCTCCAATGAGTTCTTCGAGCTCTGGCTCGACGCCGACATGCACTACACCTCGGCGAGCTTCCACACGGGCGACGAGACACTGGAGCAGGCGCAGATCCAGAAGTGCGACATCCTGTACGACTACGCGGAGATCACGGCGGACACGCTCACGCTCGACATCGGCTGCGGCTGGGGGTCGAACCTGAACTACCTGCACGGGCGCGGCGTGAAGCGCGCGCACGGCATCACGCTGTCGACGGCGCAGTGCGAGTGGATCCACTCCCGCGGCCTCGAGGGCGTGAAGGCCATCGTGTGTGACTACAAGGACTACGAGCCCGAGGAGAAGTACGGCGCGCTCCAGTCCATCGAGATGATCGATCACCTCTGCTCGCCCGCGCAGGCGAACAAGGGCATGGCCATCGACATCTACCGCCAGTACTTCAAGAAGACGGCCGGCTGGGTGGAGGCGGGCAGCTGCTTCGGCTTCCAGGCCATCCTGCGCAACCGTGTGCCACGCAACCGCAAGGACCTGTCCGACCTCGCCTTCACGGCCGACGTCATCTTCCCCGGCGGGCTCAACCCGCGCCTCGAGGAGCTGGTGGCCGCGGTGAACCCCTACTGGGAGGTCGAGGAGCTGCGCACCCAGCGCGTCAGCTACGGCAAGACCACGGCCGAGTGGCTGCGCCGCATGCAGCAGCACGAGGCGCTCATCCGCGAGAAGTGGGGCGACCAGCTGTACGACGACTACGACCGCTACCTGAGCACCTGCGTGCGCGCCTTCGAGAACCACTACTCGAGCGACGTGCAGATGAAGCTCCGCAAGATCTGA
- a CDS encoding response regulator transcription factor: MNRRTVLVVEEHSGQRATLGRVLRAEGHTVLEAASAEAGLALLSAPTGDATATPVSLVVVGEGPLGRTGARMLRGMSRASAPATPAVVLTACGPRGSDADLTFGLQKPFQVEELLALVSDFAQRRRPD, from the coding sequence GTGAACCGACGTACCGTCCTGGTCGTGGAGGAGCACTCGGGCCAGCGTGCGACCCTCGGCCGGGTCCTGCGCGCCGAGGGTCACACGGTCCTCGAAGCAGCCAGCGCCGAGGCTGGCCTGGCCCTGTTGTCCGCGCCGACGGGCGACGCGACCGCCACCCCCGTGTCGCTGGTCGTCGTGGGCGAGGGACCCCTCGGCCGCACGGGGGCACGCATGCTGCGTGGCATGTCGCGGGCCAGCGCCCCCGCCACACCCGCGGTGGTGCTGACCGCCTGTGGGCCCCGAGGCAGTGACGCGGATCTGACGTTCGGCCTCCAGAAGCCGTTTCAGGTCGAAGAACTCCTGGCCCTGGTGAGTGACTTCGCGCAGCGTCGACGCCCCGACTGA
- a CDS encoding TetR/AcrR family transcriptional regulator, which translates to MNQAARHRLGVDERRKQLLDLALELFGNRPYDEISIDEIAKEAGVSKGLLYHYFSSKRAFFVAAVEAAAESLLESTEVETVGDVPTMDEMREGVTRYLDYVDRHARNYLLLVRGGDGVDEEVQAIVDRTRMAFLERVRDAAALLPQSPEVDITLRGYIGYVETVSIEWVEHKRISRDALADLIVRQCIALFSTVQR; encoded by the coding sequence GTGAATCAAGCCGCGCGCCATCGCCTCGGCGTCGACGAGCGACGCAAGCAGCTCCTCGACCTGGCCCTCGAGCTCTTCGGCAACCGCCCCTACGACGAGATCTCCATCGACGAGATCGCGAAGGAGGCGGGCGTGTCGAAGGGGCTGCTCTACCACTACTTCTCCAGCAAGCGCGCGTTCTTCGTCGCGGCGGTGGAGGCCGCCGCCGAGAGCCTGCTGGAGTCGACCGAGGTGGAGACCGTGGGCGACGTGCCGACCATGGACGAGATGCGCGAGGGCGTGACGCGCTACCTCGACTACGTCGACCGCCACGCGCGCAACTACCTGCTGCTGGTGCGTGGCGGGGACGGCGTGGATGAAGAGGTGCAAGCCATCGTCGATCGCACGCGCATGGCGTTCCTCGAGCGCGTTCGCGACGCAGCGGCCCTCCTGCCCCAGTCGCCCGAGGTCGACATCACGCTGCGCGGCTACATCGGCTACGTCGAGACCGTGAGCATCGAGTGGGTCGAGCACAAGCGCATCTCCCGGGACGCGCTGGCCGACCTCATCGTTCGTCAATGCATCGCCCTGTTCTCCACCGTCCAGCGCTGA
- a CDS encoding serine/threonine protein kinase, whose product MSEVTQFGPFELVRRLGRGGMAETFEAIRHGASGVSQRVCIKRILPAFERDTEFLRLFLEEARVSASLHHGGIAQVLDFGEVEGSHYLALELVEGLDLRTVISRLVELDDRLTTGVVAHLAFELAGALEYAHAATPSGRARGVVHRDISPSNVLLSREGEVKLTDFGIAKAMSADVATRTAAVKGKLPYMAPEYASAGHFNAQSDLFSLGVTLYECVRGRRPFDGANDLETLENLQRGRYARLSEAVPSVDRAFAAAVERLLEPDPERRYRTASEFLDELVALSPPGTAQLILGRVVGALADHVDSDLSTTHEALAHTRLRETELDQGTLLLADDSAPRDPVVVSAAPHEPTRTRLPTVLAESAAAPHARPPQVAAPSPDAGIATRPGRVKAPPSE is encoded by the coding sequence GTGTCCGAGGTGACGCAATTCGGGCCCTTCGAGCTGGTGCGCCGCCTCGGCCGGGGGGGCATGGCCGAGACCTTCGAGGCCATTCGCCACGGCGCCTCCGGCGTCAGCCAGAGGGTGTGTATCAAGCGTATCCTCCCCGCGTTCGAGCGGGACACGGAGTTTCTGCGGCTGTTCCTCGAGGAGGCGCGCGTCTCGGCCAGCCTGCACCATGGTGGCATCGCTCAGGTGCTCGACTTCGGGGAGGTCGAGGGTTCGCACTACCTGGCGCTCGAGCTGGTCGAGGGGCTCGACCTGCGCACTGTCATCTCGAGGTTGGTCGAGCTGGACGACCGGCTCACCACGGGGGTGGTGGCGCACCTGGCGTTCGAGCTGGCGGGGGCGCTCGAGTACGCGCACGCCGCGACCCCCAGCGGGCGGGCGCGGGGGGTCGTGCACCGAGACATCAGCCCGAGCAACGTACTGCTCAGTCGGGAGGGAGAGGTAAAGCTCACGGACTTCGGGATCGCGAAGGCGATGAGCGCCGACGTGGCCACCCGCACGGCCGCGGTCAAGGGCAAGCTCCCTTACATGGCGCCGGAGTACGCGAGCGCGGGGCACTTCAACGCGCAGAGTGACCTCTTCTCACTCGGGGTCACGCTCTACGAGTGCGTGCGGGGCCGACGACCGTTCGACGGCGCGAACGACCTGGAGACGCTCGAGAACCTGCAGCGAGGGCGCTATGCGCGGCTCTCGGAGGCCGTGCCCAGCGTCGACCGAGCCTTCGCCGCGGCCGTCGAGCGGCTGCTCGAGCCGGACCCGGAGCGCCGCTATCGCACGGCCTCCGAGTTCTTGGACGAGCTGGTGGCGCTGTCTCCGCCGGGCACCGCGCAGCTCATCCTCGGGCGCGTCGTGGGCGCGCTCGCGGACCACGTGGACAGTGATCTCTCCACCACACACGAGGCGCTGGCCCACACGCGGCTGCGCGAGACCGAGCTCGATCAGGGCACCCTCTTGCTCGCCGACGACAGCGCGCCGCGCGATCCCGTCGTCGTGTCCGCTGCGCCCCACGAGCCCACGCGCACGCGCCTGCCCACGGTGCTGGCAGAGTCCGCGGCGGCGCCGCATGCTCGCCCTCCACAGGTGGCGGCACCCTCACCCGATGCCGGGATCGCCACCCGCCCCGGCCGCGTCAAGGCCCCCCCCTCGGAGTAG
- a CDS encoding M20/M25/M40 family metallo-hydrolase, with translation MSQHVPLDAALARLEASLDRHLADLADLVRIGGVSADPPPNPKLLESAQAVVRLMERAGLHGAQVLELPGAHPYAYAEWLGAPGAPTLLLYGHHDVQPVGREAKWVTPPFEPDVREGRMYGRGAVDDKAGVMMHVAACAAWLDATGTLPVNVKFIVEGEEEIGSGNLERFLETHAERLAADCIVLTDTANLDAGIPSLTASLRGLAAVTVEVRALRQPLHSGMWGGPLPDPVIALSRALGELVDDDGRVMPALREGVAELTDVERAELSQLPFDEGAFREQAGLVPGAQLTGRKDVPLYARIWREPAVTVIAFESRAIAGSSNQIIDAARARVSVRVVPNQEARAVQDALVRHFEQRVPFGLEVSVERDETANAWLAPAVGPAFDAARRAMSAGYGRDCEIIGCGGTIPFVGPFAKVLGGVPALLTGVEDPLCHAHSENESLLIDDWKKGTRAAVRLYAELADALRKD, from the coding sequence ATGAGCCAACACGTCCCCCTCGACGCCGCCCTCGCGCGGCTCGAAGCCAGCCTCGATCGTCACCTGGCCGACCTGGCCGACCTGGTCCGCATCGGCGGGGTCAGCGCCGACCCCCCACCCAACCCCAAGCTGCTCGAGAGCGCGCAGGCGGTGGTGCGCCTCATGGAGCGCGCGGGCCTCCACGGCGCGCAGGTGCTCGAGCTGCCGGGAGCGCACCCCTACGCCTACGCGGAGTGGCTGGGCGCGCCCGGAGCTCCGACCCTCCTGCTCTACGGCCACCACGACGTGCAGCCGGTGGGACGCGAGGCCAAGTGGGTGACGCCGCCGTTCGAGCCCGATGTGCGCGAGGGACGCATGTATGGGCGAGGCGCGGTCGACGACAAGGCCGGCGTGATGATGCACGTCGCGGCCTGCGCGGCGTGGCTGGACGCGACCGGCACGCTGCCCGTCAACGTGAAGTTCATCGTCGAGGGCGAAGAGGAGATCGGCTCGGGCAACCTCGAGCGCTTCCTCGAGACGCACGCCGAGCGGCTCGCGGCCGACTGCATCGTGCTGACGGACACGGCCAACCTCGACGCGGGGATCCCGTCGTTGACCGCGTCACTGCGCGGCCTCGCGGCCGTCACCGTCGAGGTGCGCGCCCTACGGCAGCCTCTGCATAGTGGCATGTGGGGCGGCCCACTCCCCGACCCGGTCATCGCGCTCTCCCGCGCGCTCGGAGAGCTGGTGGACGACGACGGCCGGGTGATGCCGGCGCTCCGCGAAGGCGTGGCCGAGCTCACGGACGTCGAGCGCGCCGAGCTTTCGCAGCTCCCGTTCGACGAGGGGGCGTTCCGTGAGCAGGCGGGGCTGGTGCCCGGGGCTCAGCTCACTGGGCGCAAGGACGTCCCGCTGTACGCGCGCATCTGGCGCGAGCCGGCGGTCACCGTGATCGCCTTCGAGTCGCGCGCCATCGCGGGTTCCAGCAACCAGATCATCGATGCGGCGCGGGCGCGTGTCAGCGTCCGGGTGGTGCCCAACCAGGAGGCGCGGGCGGTTCAGGACGCGTTGGTGCGCCACTTCGAGCAGCGCGTGCCCTTCGGTCTCGAGGTGAGCGTCGAGCGCGACGAGACCGCCAACGCGTGGCTCGCCCCCGCGGTCGGGCCGGCCTTCGACGCCGCGCGACGAGCGATGAGCGCGGGTTACGGGCGCGATTGCGAGATCATCGGCTGCGGCGGGACCATCCCTTTCGTCGGCCCGTTCGCGAAGGTGCTGGGGGGCGTGCCGGCGCTGCTCACGGGCGTCGAAGACCCCCTGTGTCATGCGCACTCCGAGAACGAGAGCCTGCTCATCGACGACTGGAAGAAGGGCACCCGCGCCGCGGTGCGCCTGTATGCCGAGCTGGCGGACGCGCTTCGCAAGGACTGA
- a CDS encoding DNA-binding protein, with protein sequence MFIRESKRVRHFVGRCERGEDLHVALLRLAVEHGIQAAWVQAVGWLESAELREYDQDERSHRTPTRFDTPLQLLNLSGTISSMDDRPFADLHVTLSRETDNGVQVLGGELARGAVFSVEFRLDAYDDLALVRTADAATGLPSFAASPAGRAHAHERTTGPELSRAAVRPAVEPVVERAPLRSRDDARRAPDPAPAPPQPSESRAPRGVTWAMAASASEEAQQAPLPSRVARPARREAEVSVPAHRPPPLHDSPADDTRAMLFDEPIPEVGEYLDHRQFGLCKIERMDEDGGVMLRMPDRRKKLIKLDVLQVLEPRIEGDRIIYPVRPRGPRKA encoded by the coding sequence ATGTTCATCCGAGAGAGCAAGCGCGTGCGTCACTTCGTCGGTCGATGTGAGCGCGGAGAGGACCTCCACGTCGCCCTGCTGCGGCTCGCCGTCGAACACGGCATTCAGGCCGCCTGGGTGCAAGCCGTGGGTTGGCTCGAGTCCGCCGAGCTACGTGAGTACGACCAAGACGAGCGCAGTCATCGGACGCCGACACGCTTCGATACACCCCTGCAGCTGCTGAACCTCTCGGGCACCATCTCGTCGATGGACGACCGACCGTTCGCCGACCTGCACGTCACGCTCTCGCGGGAGACCGACAATGGCGTCCAAGTGTTGGGGGGAGAGCTGGCCCGCGGCGCGGTGTTCTCCGTAGAGTTCCGCCTCGACGCGTACGATGACCTCGCGCTGGTCAGGACGGCTGACGCGGCGACGGGATTGCCGTCCTTCGCGGCCTCGCCTGCAGGTCGGGCGCACGCCCACGAGCGCACGACAGGCCCGGAGCTCAGTCGCGCGGCCGTTCGGCCGGCTGTCGAACCCGTGGTCGAGCGCGCCCCCTTGCGTAGCCGCGACGACGCACGCCGCGCGCCCGACCCTGCGCCGGCTCCCCCACAGCCTTCGGAGAGCCGCGCTCCTCGAGGGGTGACGTGGGCGATGGCCGCGAGCGCGTCCGAGGAAGCTCAGCAGGCGCCCCTCCCCAGCCGCGTGGCCCGCCCCGCGCGACGCGAGGCGGAGGTCTCGGTGCCTGCGCATCGCCCACCTCCCCTGCACGACTCGCCCGCCGACGACACCCGCGCGATGCTGTTCGACGAGCCCATCCCCGAGGTGGGTGAGTATCTGGACCACCGTCAGTTCGGGCTCTGCAAGATCGAGCGGATGGACGAAGACGGGGGCGTGATGTTGCGCATGCCCGACCGGCGCAAGAAGCTGATCAAGCTGGACGTGCTCCAGGTCTTGGAGCCCCGCATCGAAGGCGACCGCATCATCTATCCCGTGCGCCCCCGAGGTCCCCGCAAGGCTTGA
- the yghU gene encoding glutathione-dependent disulfide-bond oxidoreductase yields MSDQTTYTPPAVWTWNPGNGGAFASINRPTAGAQREQELPVGEHPLQLYSLATPNGVKVTIMLEELLALGFEGAEYDAYTININAGEQFGSGFVALNPNSKIPALLDRSGAQPVRVFESGAILLYLAEKFGALLPTEHAARTEALSWLFWQMGAGPFLGGGFGHFYKYAPVKIEYAIDRYTMEVKRQLDVLDQRLAQHPFLAGDAYSIADIASWPWYGGVVRDEVYGAAEFLDVAAYPNVLRWAADIAARPAVERGQRVNRVWGPPEGQLRERHAASDFER; encoded by the coding sequence ATGAGCGACCAAACGACATACACCCCACCCGCCGTGTGGACCTGGAACCCGGGCAACGGCGGCGCGTTCGCCAGCATCAACCGTCCGACGGCGGGCGCCCAGCGTGAGCAGGAGCTCCCCGTCGGTGAGCACCCGCTGCAGCTCTATTCACTCGCCACGCCCAACGGGGTGAAGGTGACGATCATGCTCGAGGAGCTGTTGGCGCTCGGCTTCGAGGGCGCGGAGTACGACGCCTACACGATCAACATCAACGCGGGCGAGCAGTTCGGTAGCGGCTTCGTGGCGCTGAACCCCAACTCCAAGATCCCAGCGTTGCTCGACAGGAGCGGCGCGCAGCCGGTGCGTGTGTTCGAGTCGGGCGCCATCCTGCTCTATCTGGCCGAGAAGTTCGGCGCGCTGCTGCCCACCGAGCACGCGGCGCGCACGGAGGCGCTCTCGTGGCTCTTCTGGCAGATGGGCGCGGGTCCCTTCCTGGGCGGCGGCTTCGGCCACTTCTACAAGTACGCGCCCGTGAAGATCGAGTACGCCATCGACCGCTACACCATGGAGGTCAAGCGCCAGCTCGACGTGCTGGACCAGCGCCTCGCCCAGCACCCCTTCCTCGCGGGGGACGCCTACAGCATCGCGGACATCGCCAGCTGGCCGTGGTACGGCGGGGTCGTCCGCGACGAGGTCTACGGAGCTGCCGAGTTCCTGGACGTCGCGGCCTACCCGAACGTCCTGCGCTGGGCTGCTGACATCGCGGCGCGCCCGGCGGTGGAGCGCGGCCAGCGCGTGAACCGCGTGTGGGGTCCGCCCGAAGGTCAGCTACGGGAGCGGCACGCGGCCAGCGACTTCGAGCGCTGA
- a CDS encoding penicillin-insensitive murein endopeptidase, with protein sequence MHRPVLHRPALTRIRQVCSSPRARAVVGVLALLAVTTFAPDHDGAVAQPTADGEDDGAGRNVTAASPAPRRTGDGAQDGPAPPVGTRDSHPEVQHVLGLLPTASTSRGGPSAGSLEGGVPFPLQAEGAHFNPRRDARARYGTVELVQALLRAGAAVHARHGGELVVNDLSLISGGPIAHHGSHQGGRDVDVLFYTLTAEGEPRPSVGAPLDLAGRGVDFQDLSVAADDVPVQLDVVRTWAFVEALLSDPDAWVQRMFVARHLRQRLLRHGRRAGASRAVLRRFEQVACQPGYPHDDHFHIRVFCSVDDLAAGCRDSGPMPPWHRARLASAGATPRMAGPERLRAPITTAAEARRAAGPMHPDVRAWLDARDAWMRPPAGPGVCR encoded by the coding sequence ATGCATCGCCCTGTTCTCCACCGTCCAGCGCTGACGCGCATCCGACAGGTCTGCTCGTCTCCTCGCGCGCGAGCGGTCGTGGGTGTGCTCGCGCTGCTGGCCGTGACGACCTTCGCGCCCGACCATGATGGCGCCGTCGCGCAGCCCACCGCTGACGGGGAGGATGATGGCGCTGGCCGGAACGTCACCGCGGCGAGCCCGGCTCCGAGACGAACGGGTGACGGCGCACAGGACGGGCCCGCTCCTCCGGTCGGGACCAGAGACTCGCACCCAGAGGTGCAGCACGTGCTCGGGCTACTCCCGACGGCCAGCACCTCGCGTGGCGGGCCGAGCGCCGGTTCTCTCGAGGGCGGCGTGCCCTTTCCGCTGCAGGCCGAGGGGGCGCACTTCAACCCCCGCCGCGACGCCCGGGCGCGCTACGGCACCGTCGAGTTGGTGCAGGCGCTCCTGCGCGCGGGAGCCGCCGTGCACGCCCGCCACGGTGGGGAGCTCGTCGTCAACGACCTGAGCCTGATCTCGGGCGGGCCCATCGCGCACCACGGCAGCCACCAGGGGGGGCGTGACGTGGACGTGCTCTTCTACACGCTCACGGCGGAGGGAGAGCCCCGGCCGTCGGTGGGGGCGCCGCTCGACCTCGCGGGTCGGGGGGTGGACTTTCAGGACCTGAGCGTCGCGGCGGACGACGTCCCGGTCCAGCTCGACGTCGTGCGCACCTGGGCCTTCGTGGAGGCCCTGCTGTCGGACCCCGACGCCTGGGTCCAACGCATGTTCGTGGCGCGCCATCTGCGGCAACGCCTGCTGAGGCACGGGCGGCGCGCAGGGGCGTCACGGGCGGTCCTACGGCGCTTCGAGCAGGTGGCGTGCCAGCCTGGCTATCCTCACGACGACCACTTCCACATCCGCGTGTTCTGCAGCGTGGACGACCTGGCCGCAGGGTGTCGGGACTCGGGACCCATGCCACCCTGGCACCGGGCACGCTTGGCGTCGGCCGGCGCGACGCCACGCATGGCAGGCCCCGAGAGGCTGCGCGCGCCGATCACGACGGCGGCCGAGGCGCGGCGCGCTGCAGGCCCCATGCATCCGGACGTGCGCGCGTGGCTCGACGCACGCGATGCGTGGATGCGGCCCCCGGCGGGACCTGGCGTCTGCCGCTGA
- a CDS encoding acetoacetate decarboxylase family protein has translation MKSTKTIEPQLLDNQDRFQHPFFKEFTLREGPRAIQLPGDIQKSYKFPTFYGDVTCSVAVFMCDYARAQALLPDPRMAPIRMPRGRAALTISNYVYRNVGGIPGYNEVAMTLPVLLDGKKAPPVVPLITPNPNKGYYVFAMPVTSLENKVRGDEFWGLPKTVQDIDIDVQDGRCTTRATDDDGKLFFELSVPTSGKPKHMREVGTVCSMLEGKLARSYTTFEGDFHLNTRFGALLSRGVTVNEGATDGIVLGDSPHADVLRQLELEAHPFQTRFVQSMNACFDLPYRVALAPTP, from the coding sequence ATGAAGTCCACCAAGACCATCGAGCCGCAGCTCCTCGACAACCAAGACCGCTTCCAGCACCCGTTCTTCAAGGAGTTCACGCTGCGCGAAGGGCCACGCGCCATCCAGCTCCCGGGCGACATCCAGAAGAGCTACAAGTTCCCCACGTTCTATGGGGACGTGACGTGCTCGGTGGCGGTCTTCATGTGCGACTACGCGCGCGCTCAGGCGCTCCTGCCGGATCCCCGCATGGCGCCCATCCGGATGCCTCGTGGGCGCGCGGCGCTGACCATCTCGAACTACGTGTACCGCAATGTCGGCGGCATCCCCGGCTACAACGAGGTCGCGATGACGCTGCCCGTCTTGCTGGACGGCAAGAAGGCTCCCCCCGTCGTGCCGCTCATCACGCCGAACCCGAACAAGGGCTACTACGTGTTCGCCATGCCCGTCACGTCGCTCGAGAACAAGGTCCGCGGAGACGAGTTCTGGGGGCTGCCGAAGACGGTGCAGGACATCGACATCGACGTGCAGGACGGGCGCTGCACCACGCGCGCCACGGACGACGACGGGAAGCTCTTCTTCGAGCTCAGCGTCCCCACCAGCGGCAAGCCGAAGCACATGCGCGAGGTGGGCACGGTGTGCTCCATGCTCGAGGGCAAGCTCGCGCGCAGCTACACCACGTTCGAGGGAGACTTCCACCTGAACACGCGCTTCGGCGCGTTGCTGTCGCGCGGGGTCACCGTCAACGAGGGGGCCACCGACGGCATCGTGCTCGGCGACTCCCCGCACGCGGACGTGCTGCGCCAGCTCGAGCTGGAGGCGCACCCGTTCCAGACGCGCTTCGTGCAGAGCATGAACGCGTGCTTCGACCTGCCGTATCGGGTGGCGCTCGCGCCCACCCCCTGA
- the lexA gene encoding transcriptional repressor LexA — protein sequence MQKLTDRQRAVLEFISESISDRGFPPTLREIGNRLGIRSTNGVNDHLRALERKGYLTREDMKSRTLRLVRSPDGHTLGDGEDEGDSDADTLLHMASAGPGLHAVGGFGGRTAGPAPAPAAAAAPAPAPANDARLDDDLLEIPIVGRVAAGLLAEAIQEPEDTVRIDRMLVGGNRDVFGLRIVGESMIEAGIHDGDYVFVRKQLTANRGEIVIALVGDEATCKSYFPERDHIRLQPANSTMAPILIPKTDWRNTQIMGVVVGIYRRLH from the coding sequence ATGCAGAAGCTCACCGATAGACAGCGCGCCGTCCTGGAGTTCATCTCCGAGTCCATCTCGGACCGCGGGTTCCCCCCCACCCTCCGCGAGATCGGCAATCGGCTGGGCATCCGCAGCACCAATGGCGTCAACGACCACCTGCGCGCCCTCGAGCGCAAGGGCTACCTCACGCGCGAAGACATGAAGAGCCGTACCCTCCGCCTGGTGCGCTCGCCTGACGGGCACACGTTGGGTGACGGCGAGGACGAGGGCGACTCCGACGCGGACACGTTGCTCCACATGGCATCGGCGGGCCCGGGCTTGCACGCGGTGGGTGGTTTCGGTGGTCGCACGGCCGGGCCCGCGCCAGCGCCAGCGGCAGCGGCAGCGCCAGCGCCAGCGCCAGCGAATGATGCACGGCTCGACGACGACCTGCTCGAGATCCCCATCGTTGGGCGCGTCGCGGCGGGCCTGTTGGCGGAGGCCATCCAGGAGCCAGAGGACACCGTGCGCATCGACCGCATGCTCGTCGGCGGCAACCGCGACGTCTTCGGACTGCGCATCGTCGGCGAGTCCATGATCGAAGCAGGCATCCACGACGGCGACTACGTGTTCGTGCGCAAGCAGCTCACCGCCAACCGCGGCGAAATCGTCATCGCGCTCGTCGGCGACGAGGCTACGTGCAAGTCCTACTTCCCGGAGCGCGACCACATCCGGCTGCAGCCCGCGAACAGCACGATGGCGCCCATCCTGATCCCCAAGACGGACTGGCGCAACACGCAGATCATGGGTGTCGTGGTGGGCATCTACAGGCGCCTCCACTGA